From the Tenacibaculum dicentrarchi genome, the window CTGCTTCATTTGGTTTAGGAATTACTGAATATCCTCCTAAAATAGGAATAGTTACTATCGAATCTCCTTGTTTAAATTGAAATTCTCCTTTTAATTCTTTGTCACCTACTGAACCTGCTGGCCCATCTAAAATAACCTGTCCTGCTTGAATTTTATCAGCAGCCATTTCTTTACCATTTAAAATAACTTTTTCAGCTGTTAAATTCGGATCATTTTTACCTAAAACGATTTTTCCTGATAATTTCTCACCTGGATAATATGCATTTTTTTCAAAAACAATCATTGCATCATAATTACTCATAGATACAGCACTCTCTAACTCACCTTGTAATAAAGCTGTTAAAGCATCTGCTTCTGTAGTTTTAATATCTGCCTGAATTTGTGTTAATTTAGTTAATGATGCAATTAAAGGAAATCCTTCAAAATTATAGCTTAACCATTTTTTAGTAACGCCATCTTGTCCTTTAACATCATTTGTACTAAAACGAGCAGCAACTACTTTTGATAATTCAGAAGCACCTAAAGTTGTTAAAGATTTATTCTTAAAATCATTAATTTTTGCTACAAATTCTTTTCCTTTAGCAGTTGTTTTTCCACTAGCAAAAAAGTATTGATCTAAGAACCCTGATTTGTCCATAGATTCATACTTTTTCATGTCTTCTTTTTTTACCTCACTGGTCATTTGAGTTTTCAAATCAGCAATGTAAGAAAAAAGATTATCAGCGCTTATTTTAAGTGCATCTGTTTTCTTTTTAGCCTCACCATACTGCTTTGCTTGTTGACTCGCTTTTTCAGCTAAAGTTGCATATGCTGCTGCATTTTTCTCGGTAGATCTAATGTTAGATTCCGAAAGTTTTTCATTCATTAATCCAAATGCTGATAAAACTTCTTTACTCATATTCATCGCTAACATCGATATGAATACAAGGTACATTAAGTTTACCATCCTTTGCCTTGGTGACTGTTTTCCTCCTGCCATTTTAATTAGTTTGTTTAGTTAATAAAATTAGATAAACTAATTAATTATTTAGTTGACATTGCTGTTAACATTCCTCCATATACTCCATTTAAAGAAGATAAATTGGTTGCTAATGATTGCATTTGCTCTTGTAAACGTTGAGAATTTTCAACTAAAGAAGAGTTTAATTCTGATTGCTTTGCAGCATTTTCAACTTGTGTAGTATATAATCCGTTTAAAGATTCTAATTTAGCAGCAGCCATTGACATTTGCTCGTTATACTGATTTGTTGATGCAACTGTCGTTGAAGTAGCTGTTAAACCTTCTGCAGCTCCTTGAAAACCTTTAATACTCTCTCCTAAACTTGAAATTAAATTTGCATCTAACTTTGCTTCTTTTAAAATAGTGTCTAAT encodes:
- the gldL gene encoding gliding motility protein GldL; translation: MAQSRTKKKLTNMAYGLGASVVILGALFKIMHFKIGPLTGGVMLTAGLVVEALIFAMSAFEPIEEELDWSKVYPELAGGQSLGKKTKNVEAVPEQAQSMLSEKLDTILKEAKLDANLISSLGESIKGFQGAAEGLTATSTTVASTNQYNEQMSMAAAKLESLNGLYTTQVENAAKQSELNSSLVENSQRLQEQMQSLATNLSSLNGVYGGMLTAMSTK
- the gldM gene encoding gliding motility protein GldM, translating into MAGGKQSPRQRMVNLMYLVFISMLAMNMSKEVLSAFGLMNEKLSESNIRSTEKNAAAYATLAEKASQQAKQYGEAKKKTDALKISADNLFSYIADLKTQMTSEVKKEDMKKYESMDKSGFLDQYFFASGKTTAKGKEFVAKINDFKNKSLTTLGASELSKVVAARFSTNDVKGQDGVTKKWLSYNFEGFPLIASLTKLTQIQADIKTTEADALTALLQGELESAVSMSNYDAMIVFEKNAYYPGEKLSGKIVLGKNDPNLTAEKVILNGKEMAADKIQAGQVILDGPAGSVGDKELKGEFQFKQGDSIVTIPILGGYSVIPKPNEAVVSADKMNVVYRGLSNPLTISVPGVSGNKVSASAPGLKRIKGDKYIMNPGKGSEVTIRVSATLPGGGKISTPKKYRIKDIPPAVGMVRNQYGTVKMPKASLARINVAAGLPDFLFDLKLNVSSFKVKVPGQVTIPVSGRNLNARAKQALAKARRNDIIVIYDIKASVSGSNYKIKKVLPVSIEITN